The following DNA comes from Triticum aestivum cultivar Chinese Spring chromosome 3D, IWGSC CS RefSeq v2.1, whole genome shotgun sequence.
AGAATGCGACAAAGATCATGGTTCCTTTTTATGGAAGGTACACTAGTACCTCTTACCACTTCAACTGCTAATATTATGATTTGTTATCTCTTGTTTTTCCTAATTGTTGTGTCACTGCAGCTACATGGAATCAGATCCAGTAAAAATTGCTGTTGAGGGTGTGGAGAGGTTTAGAAAAGAAAATTGCGATCTCATAATTGTAGATACAAGTGGAAGGCACAAACAAGAAGCATCCCTCTTTGAAGAAATGCGCCAAGTTTCAGAAGCAACGGTAATACACTCAGGACTCTTACTTTCAGTTATAACCTGATTACCTGAACCAAATGAAAAAAATCTCACCTGCATTGTGACGATACCATGCAGAAACCAGACCTGGTAATATTTGTGATGGACAGTAGCATTGGTCAGGCTGCCTTTGCTCAGGCCCAAGCATTCAGGCAAAGTGTTCCGGTTGGTGCTGTAATTGTTACAAAAATGGACGGTCATGCGAAAGGAGGTGGCGCACTTAGCGCGTTAGTATTCACTTCCCTTTTCTTACACTACCCTCTTGGTGCTATTTCCTCTTTCCTAGTTTATGAATTGAGTAACAACATTAACATTTCAGAACCTGAGAGCAATGTAGCATACATAACATCATTAACATTTCAGAATAGTACACCTAACGTTCTTGTTTCTCTTCAGTGTCGCAGCAACGAAAAGTCCAGTGATATTTATTGGAACTGGAGAACACAAAGACGAGCTAGAAGATTTTGATGTGAGACCATTTGTTGGTCGCCTATTAGGTCAGTGTAAATATTAGGTGTGGCGTCTACCTGTGTACTCCCTTTAGCTGACCTCCTTACATTGTGCAATTGGCAGGTATGGGAGATTTGCCGGGCTTGCTGAACAAGGCTCGTCAAGTTGTACCCACTGATCAACAACCTGACCTTATGAAGAGACTGATGGAAGGAAACTTTACTCTGAGACTTATGTACGAGCAATTCCAGAACCTTGGTAAAATTGGCTCTATTGGCCAGGTAAGCTTGCTTTAGTCTTTCAGTTTTCTTGGATATATGGTGAAATGTAATACTGTAGTAAATCAAGGGCTCGATTGCTGTTTGATATAGCAAACAACGTATCAAATGTGGATTATTTTTATCTTTGTGGATCTTCTCCATGTTGCCTGGATTTAGTTCTGAATTGATGCCACAAGGACATGAGAAGCAGGGTGAGGCTAAGATAAAGCGGTATATGACGATGATGGATTCCATGACAGACGCAGGTAAGATGGGTTGGTGAGTCAACCCATGCGTGCGTACATTAGTAAAACTAACACCCTAGCGGTCTATTGAGCTTACGTCCAAATATCATTGTAGAGCTTGACAGCGCAGATCCAAAGCTGATGAAGGAATCGCGGATCGTTCGGATTGCTCGGGGATCTGGCCGACCTGTCAAGGATGTCTTGGACATGCTGGAAGAATACAAACGGCTTGCCAAGATGTGGAGCAATGTAATAAAACGGCTGAGGAAATCAAACAAAGGAAACACGAATGCTCAGCAGATCAGCAAGTCCCTCCCTCCAGAGCTACTGACTCAGATAGGCGGCATTGGTGGATTACGGTCTCTGCTGAATCAGACGGTCTCAAAAGAAATGGGCGGTGGTGATAGGTAACTTGAACGGATTAAGTAGGTTGCAACCGGCAATCTTCGAGACTCTATGCAGAGTTTTGAACTAGAGGATACACATGTGCCAAATTGTAAATTGGTTTGTTCACGGTAACACTGTAGCCCCCGATGGTTCTTATATAAAGTTGTTGAATGAATTGTCTGTTGGTAAAGGCAAATCGGGAGATATTTTCCCAGATTGATCCACTTAAAAAAGATTTTGTGCTAAACTTAAAGCACTTGAATTACCTAGTTTTGTTTTTTCTATACCTGGACTACATATGTAATTTTTCTACCCATTGATTGATACTAGAAATAACTGCACAGAAAAATGGGATACTCACATTCAAACTTCTGCAACAAGCTCT
Coding sequences within:
- the LOC123074821 gene encoding signal recognition particle 54 kDa protein 2-like isoform X1 translates to MVLAQLGGSLSRALARMTSATVVDEKVLGDCLNEITRALLQADVQFDMVRDMQASVKRAVDLGALAAGTDKRRVIKKAVFDELCNMLDAGKPAFAPKKGKPCVVMFVGLQGSGKTTTCMKYAHYHQKIGFKPALVCADTFRAGAFDQLKQNATKIMVPFYGSYMESDPVKIAVEGVERFRKENCDLIIVDTSGRHKQEASLFEEMRQVSEATKPDLVIFVMDSSIGQAAFAQAQAFRQSVPVGAVIVTKMDGHAKGGGALSAVAATKSPVIFIGTGEHKDELEDFDVRPFVGRLLGMGDLPGLLNKARQVVPTDQQPDLMKRLMEGNFTLRLMYEQFQNLGKIGSIGQVFSMLPGFSSELMPQGHEKQGEAKIKRYMTMMDSMTDAELDSADPKLMKESRIVRIARGSGRPVKDVLDMLEEYKRLAKMWSNVIKRLRKSNKGNTNAQQISKSLPPELLTQIGGIGGLRSLLNQTVSKEMGGGDR
- the LOC123074821 gene encoding signal recognition particle 54 kDa protein 2-like isoform X2, which translates into the protein MVLAQLGGSLSRALARMTSATVVDEKVLGDCLNEITRALLQADVQFDMVRDMQASVKRAVDLGALAAGTDKRRVIKKAVFDELCNMLDAGKPAFAPKKGKPCVVMFVGLQGSGKTTTCMKYAHYHQKIGFKPALVCADTFRAGAFDQLKQNATKIMVPFYGSYMESDPVKIAVEGVERFRKENCDLIIVDTSGRHKQEASLFEEMRQVSEATKPDLVIFVMDSSIGQAAFAQAQAFRQSVPVGAVIVTKMDGHAKGGGALSAVAATKSPVIFIGTGEHKDELEDFDVRPFVGRLLGMGDLPGLLNKARQVVPTDQQPDLMKRLMEGNFTLRLMYEQFQCGLFLSLWIFSMLPGFSSELMPQGHEKQGEAKIKRYMTMMDSMTDAELDSADPKLMKESRIVRIARGSGRPVKDVLDMLEEYKRLAKMWSNVIKRLRKSNKGNTNAQQISKSLPPELLTQIGGIGGLRSLLNQTVSKEMGGGDR